In Mytilus trossulus isolate FHL-02 chromosome 14, PNRI_Mtr1.1.1.hap1, whole genome shotgun sequence, a genomic segment contains:
- the LOC134697740 gene encoding zinc finger protein OZF-like, giving the protein MRHTKTHTGDKTYKCKECGKKLSQVSNVKKGSKIYSGYTPHECNVCDEVFSKRGNLQNHTRTHTGDKPRKCEVCGKGFSQRGSLQNHTRTHTGDKPHKCEVCGKGFSQRGSLQNHTRTHTGDKPHKCEVCGKRV; this is encoded by the coding sequence ATGAGACACACGAAAACACATACTGGagataaaacttataaatgtaAAGAATGCGGTAAAAAGTTAAGTCAAGTCAGTAATGTAAAAAAGGGCAGCAAAATATATTCAGGTTATACACCTCATGAATGTAATGTATGTGATGAAGTGTTCAGTAAGCGTGGTAATTTACAGAATCACACAAGAACACATACTGGCGATAAGCCTCGTAAGTGTGAAGTATGTGGTAAAGGGTTTAGTCAGCGTGGTAGTTTACAGAATCACACGAGAACACATACTGGAGATAAGCCTCATAAGTGTGAAGTATGTGGTAAAGGGTTTAGTCAGCGTGGTAGTTTACAGAATCACACGAGAACACATACTGGAGATAAGCCTCATAAGTGTGAAGTATGTGGTAAAAGGGTTTAG
- the LOC134697739 gene encoding zinc finger protein OZF-like: MRVHTGDKPHTCNLCGKGFSQRSSLKRHTNIHTGDKNHECDVCGKVFSQRGHLQLHMGTHTGDKPHSCDICGKGFGLLYQLHRHMRIHTGETPFDCDICGKGFIQHHNLKIHMRTHTEDTPHRCDVCGRRFRLIGQLQRHTRIHASYKHYDCGEYGKRFSQRAYLKKHTKTHTDENDHVCNVCCKRFSHRVYLQKHMKTHTDDKPHGCNVCGKRFSQRAYFKKHMKTHTDENHVCNVCGKRLRQLAYLQKHMQTHTGDRPHGCNVCYKKFKRHSHLKRHMMIHTGDKPHECNAYMW, encoded by the coding sequence ATGAGAGTACATACGGGAGATAAACCTCATACCTGTAATTTATGTGGTAAAGGGTTTAGCCAGCGTAGTAGTTTAAAGAGACACACGAATATACACACGGGTGATAAAAACCATGAGTGCGATGTATGTGGTAAAGTTTTTAGTCAGCGTGGTCATTTACAGCTTCACATGGGAACACATACGGGAGATAAACCTCATAGCTGTGATATATGTGGTAAAGGGTTTGGTCTGCTTTATCAATTACATAGACACATGAGAATACATACAGGTGAGACACCTTTTGACTGTGATATTTGTGGAAAGGGGTTTATTCAGCATCATAATTTGAAGATTCATATGAGAACACACACAGAGGATACACCTCATAggtgtgatgtatgtggtagaAGATTTCGTCTGATTGGACAATTACAAAGACACACAAGAATACATGCAAGTTATAAACACTATGACTGTGGTGAATATGGTAAACGGTTTAGTCAGCGTGCATATTTAAAGAAACACACGAAAAcacatacagatgaaaatgatcATGTCTGTAATGTATGTTGTAAACGGTTTAGTCATCGTGTATATTTACAGAAACACATGAAAACACATACTGATGATAAACCGCATGGCTGTAATGTATGCGGTAAACGGTTTAGTCAGCGTGCATATTTCAAGAAGCACATGAAAACACATACAGATGAAAATCATGTCTGTAATGTATGTGGTAAACGGTTAAGACAGCTTGCATATTTACAGAAACACATGCAAACACATACTGGTGATAGACCGCATGGCTGTAATGTATGTTACAAAAAGTTTAAACGTCATAGTCATTTAAAACGTCACATGATGATACATACAGGTGATAAACCCCATGAGTGTAATGCATACATGTGGTAA